The Polaribacter sp. MED152 region ATAAATCGTAGCTAGAAACAACTTCGTTTATTGTAGGTTGATAGTCTACAAAACCATCATCATAAATTGTTGTACAAGAACTTAATAAAGTACCTGTAATAATAACTGTGAATAGTAGTTTTAGCGTTTTCATAAGCCTTCTGTTTTATGGTTATGCTTAGTAATATTCAAATTGCGTGCCAAAAAATAAAAAGCATAATTAATTACATATAATCCATTAATAATCAAACACATAATAAATAGAGAAACTTTAAATAAAATTAAGAATCAAATTTCTTTGTAAAAGAAAAAACGAACTCAATGAGTTCGTTTTTTTATATTTCTAATAATTTGACTTCGTCTAATTATTTAATGCTTACTCTTTTAATAATTTGACTTCGTCTAATTATTTAATGCTTCAGCACCACCAACAATTTCTAAAATTTCGTTAGTAATTGCTGCTTGACGTGCTTTGTTATACGTTAATAATAATTCGTCACGTAAATCTTTTGCATTATCTGTCGCTTTATGCATAGCTGTCATTCTTGCTCCATGTTCAGAAGCAAAACTATCTCTAACAGCTTTATACAATTGAGTTTTTAAAGATTTCGGAATTAAAGCTTCTACAATTTCTTCTTTAGAAGGCTCAAAAATATAATCAGAATTTACAGCAGCTGCATCTCCACCTTCAATAGGTTTGATAGGTAAAAATTGCTCTACTTGTGGCAATTGTGTTGCAGCATTCTTAAATTGGTTGTACACCAATTCTATCTTATCATAAGTACCTTCTGTATACAAATTCATTAACTTCTCTGCAATTGCAGAAACATTATCAAAAGTTAATTCGTCATAAAGGTCGTTTCTACTTGCAACAATACTGCATGTTTTAGATAAAACATCTTCACCTTTTTTACCAATGGCAAAAATCTCTACATTTTTATCTGAATACTTTTCAGCGATTGTTTTATTAACAGTTTTAGTG contains the following coding sequences:
- the atpG gene encoding ATP synthase F1 subunit gamma, whose protein sequence is MANLKEIRNRITSIKSTMQITSAMKMVSAAKLKKAQDAIVAMRPYSSKLTELLQNLSATLEGDTGGAYSTQREVSKVLLVVVTSNRGLCGGFNSSITKTVNKTIAEKYSDKNVEIFAIGKKGEDVLSKTCSIVASRNDLYDELTFDNVSAIAEKLMNLYTEGTYDKIELVYNQFKNAATQLPQVEQFLPIKPIEGGDAAAVNSDYIFEPSKEEIVEALIPKSLKTQLYKAVRDSFASEHGARMTAMHKATDNAKDLRDELLLTYNKARQAAITNEILEIVGGAEALNN